The Lolium rigidum isolate FL_2022 chromosome 2, APGP_CSIRO_Lrig_0.1, whole genome shotgun sequence genomic interval TGGAGTTGCGCTGTCGAAGTTGGTGGCGGCGCAGTCCCCACGGAGCGCGACGCCGACCCCGAGGACGATGAGGTGGATGCCATCCGCGTGGCATCCAAGAGCAGCTCCCGCGACGCCGGGAGAAGGACGTCGACGTCCGCGGCGGCATCTGCAGGACGGGCGAGTTCCCCGCCTGAATGTGGTCAAGGACGGCGGCGAGGTTACGTCTGGGGGCGGTCCACCAGTGGCGCCTTCCCTCGGAGCTATTCCTTGCCAGCGGCGGAGGAGGGCCACTACTCGCGCGGAAGTGCGCGTCCAAGGCAGAGAAGTTCTCGGGGTACCTCTCCGGCTGGACCCGCGACTCGTCCGTCATCACGGCGAGGGCGAGCTGAATCTCCTCCAGCCCGACGGCGCCCATCGGCGGTGGCGGGATGTAGACGCCGCCGATGTTGAGCCGCCAGGATGGCGGCCTGCAGAAATCTGGCGGCGTCGGGTAGTTCGCCTCGTAGAGGAGGCACACTTCCCACTCGTGCAGGGAATAgtggcggccgaagccgttcgacgCGCCATCGCCAGGGAATCTCTGCCATCTCGTTGCCATTTGTGGAGGTGGGAGGCGAGGGGAGGTGTGGGGGAGTGGCGCTCTGTCGGTGGTTCGTGGAGGAACAAGGGGGAGGGAGGAAATCGGCGAATATATAGCTCTCCGAAGAGTAGTGGCTGCGTCGCGAGTAATGGCGCGCTGGAGCCGAGGAGACGAAGGTGGAATGCGCCGCATGTCCACTGGCCTACCACTCCAGCAAGTAATGGTGCGCGGAAGCCGAGTCGACGCGTTGAAGCCGAGGAGATGCCGGTTGACCGTGTGGCGTGTGTGTCGCTGAACAGATGGGGCCACTGGCAGGGCGGGTTTCTTCGCGCATTTACACGGTGATTCACGCCCTTTTCACTTCATCCGGCGCTCTACAGGGTATTGGGTTTGTCTTGCGATCGCCGGATGAAAAATAGGCCCAATCCGGTGAAAATTGGGCTCTTGGGGCCGCGATGGGAAAATTTCGTCCATCTGGCGTTACAAATCGGCCTCGAGGAGGAGGTGCTGGGGAGCCGAGTGGAgatacagagcccgtaaatcccgccgaaACCGAACTTTTCcgacggatttacgggttcgggccgaaacatGCGCCGATCAGTGACCGAATACGTGCGCCGGCCCGAATAcgaagttcaggggcccgagaaactccccggacggcccctattaaaagggttcgcgaaggggagttcggttcgtaaaccctactcccctccgctgcTCCTCTCCGACGAGAGATTCCGGACTCTCCGACACCGCTCCGCCGCTTCGGCCAGCTCCCCTCCGTCCGGAATGGCGCGTGCAAGACGCGTGGGTAGGGGAGGTGgccgatccggcgccggaaggtcAACTCGGCGTCCGCCGGGTGTACGGGCGTCGCCGGAGCGCGCCACGCGTAGGCGCTTCGACGGCGCGTGGAAGCGGGCCGGCCGGAAGTGGCCGGAGATGATGGCGTACCTGCAAGCGCGTGCGGAGGAGGCgccggaaggagaagcggaggcgCCCCCCGGTGCTGGCGCGTGTAGCCCGCCGCTGCCCCCgcgcggcgacgacgatgacgacgccgcCGGGCCGCCTCTTGCCtgcgggagcacctccgaggcgGCGGTCGTCGAGGTGGCGGCGATCGTCGTCGCCTAGGAAGACCCGGCGAGCAAAAACCCTCCGCCTGCGTCATTAGCGccccggtgacagtatagtcaCTCCGGGGACTAAAAATCTAGTTTAATTAGGTCCCCAATACGTAATGTAGGTCGACTATGCATGTATTTTGCCCTAGTATTGTAAATTATGAACGAATTCAGCTTGATCCGATGAAATCGAGTGCAATCGCGAATTTCGATTTCCCGCGATGTTTGATTTCAGCAAGTTCGGTTCACGTTTTTGGTTTCTGTTCTACGCCGTCGCTAAATCCGCTACCAAATTGTTTTTGGGAGACTGAACCCACTTTATTCGGTTCCGAGAAAATagaggctctgttagagatgctctaacacccgGGAATGGAGCTGCCCTGGTCTCGTCACACATCCTGGCGTATACGATGGCAATAGATATTACACCAAGAGAAAGGAGAGTTAGAGGCTAATGACATATACTGTATGTGCCAATGTTGATTTGCTCTGGTCAAACGCGTAGCAACCTAGCTAGCTAGCGACTAATGATTGGAACAGATTTCACATATATATGTTTGGACATGAACGATGACTACATACGATGGGACGTCAAGAAGCGCGACGGAGCTTCACTGCACAGCGCCGCCGGGAGCTAGCATTAGCGACCTAACGCCATTTACgtattttttttttaaacttaGCTATTGACTTAATCAGAAATTAATCATTAGTGCTCAGCCCTAATTAAGCCATTACTACTAcagtataataataataataagcaCTATGTGAAGCGGGTGCTGCCTTATATTGGATTGACCTAGCTAGGCTGGAGAAACTACTAGTTTGGATCACGCGTGCTTATAATTAGTAGTACTAGTAAAGTATTTAGTCATAAGCAAAATAGGCGTATGTATCACTGGCACGGACCATCAGTTTGGGCAGAGAGAAAAGCGCGGCGGAGCATCAGTACACAGAGCGCCACCCGCTGTGAGGTAGTGTGTACAGATGGAGTGCGAAAACAGCGGCCCTAATTTTTTGCCTAAACGGGGCAAACCGAAAGAACCGGTTAAAAACTCAGGCACAATTCAGGCAAACCGGTGAAAAACCGGCCCAGAAGTAGGCGGACCGGCGGGTGGCGGATTTTGACATCTTCCATCCAATTTCGGTGCAAAAATGGCCCAACTAGGAGCACGTGTCGGCACAGCAGAGTAGTTGCCTAGCTTTGGGTAGAGGGAGCAGAGCGCCTGGCCTAATTTTCCCTAGCTCCTCACACGGAATGGAAGGGACCATCCCCAATGTTGCTCccttctctgcacgattcgaTCTccctggccggccggccggcgctgCCGTCAAGGCCATCTCCGCCCTCGCAGGGGAGCTCTAGCTACTCACCGGCCACCCCGCGGTGAGCCATCGGAGGTGGTCTCACGAGAAGAGAAACGGTAAGCAGGAGAGGAGAGAGATAATATTGTTGCATTAGGACTCCCTGTATTTCCTTTTGTATCTCCATTAGTCAGCCGGAGATAAATCCTATGCTGCAATTAACTACTGTACAATTTTTTGGACACTGAATTATGCCATCCGATTCACTGAATAAAGTACATCCCTGCTTCTCCACAACGTTGCTTTGTGTAATCAGTTCCTTTAGGAGCAACCAATCATTCAGATGAACTAAATTATTTAGCATTTTCTATCCAAGACTCTTGGTTCAGCCAATATTACTAGGAGTAGATATCACACATGTGAAAATTTATTGCAGTAAACTAGATGCTAGCAAATTGTAAAATTTCTCTCACAATTTTGCATTAAGCTAGATGTCACCGTACAAGCATATTGCAACCAAGCTAGATTCTTACATGATATTTGTGCGACGAACTATTAAATTCAATCTCCGCTACAATATATCATCTACCACTTTCTAAATCTAGTGCCATCAGACTTCCGTGCTGTCCAGTGCTAGAAGGGTCATAGTGTGATGAGTTCTCAAGCAAACATTCAGTTTCCTTGCTAGGATTCTGAATCAATTGTTTTTTCCAGGAGCTTCGTATTGACTTCAACTTCTCAGCGACTTCTGTCATTAATGGCCGTTCGTCCCCCCTCATATTCAAGCAACGCTTTGCCAGTTGAGCAACTTCTTGGAGCAGCTCTGTTTCAAACTGCAGTATATTATTGTCCAAGATGAACTGAAGTCCGTTCTGTTTCATTGCCAGAAGGAAAGTTGATGCGAGGTTTTTCTTTTCTCCAGCACTATCCGAATAAACTGCAAACTTCATCGTAATTAGCTCTAGGAGCACAACTCCAAAACTATAAACATCACTCTTCTCTGTTAGTTGACGCTCTTGCAAGTATTCAGGGTCCAGATAACCTATGGTTCCCTGTACCAGTGTCATAAACTGTATTTCATCCGTAGTAAGCATTATCGATGCTCCGAAGTCAGTCACTTTTGCCGTGTAGTTGTCGCCTAAGAGAATATTTGGAGATTTTACATCTCCATGAACTATGGGAGGATATGCTGATGAGTGCAGATATGCTAGTGCTTCTGCAGATTCCTGAGCTATCCTGAGACGAGCGTCCGGTGAAATAGGCAGCCTTCTGTTTTTACCATGTAGCAGCTCGAATAGGGTGCCATTTGGGATGCATTCGTAGACCAACATTGGAACTTCCACTTCTAAGCAACAGCCTAGAAGCTTTACCACATTCCTGTGGTTTATCTGCGAAAGTATAATCATTTCTTGCACAAACTCATCTTTTTGGACCATGTTCATAACCTTTGAGCGCTTTATGGCTACTACTCTGCTGTCTTTGAGAATTCCCTTGTAAACAGTTCCATGGCCTCCTCTTCCTAGTTCTCTGCTCGAGTCAAAATTGTTTGTTGCGTTCTCTAGTTCTTCCTGTGTGAATATTCTCACTGTATCAACTTGTTTAGACCTGATTTTCTCATATAATAGCAGACCCCCATTTTGCTTGAAGAAtgtctccttttctttttttagCTTTCTCTTCTGACATTCAATGAGCAGCGCAGAAGTGCAGATAAGGAGAAGCATAGCACATGCTGAAATACCTGCGAAGAATAACATTCTTTCAGTAATtgagttactgtgcatctagcttAATTTGCCTATAAGACTTTATTCTTCCAGTCACTAGAAGATTTTGGTTGAGGCGCAAATGTAAAGGCGGAAAAACCTCAACTGCTTTCTTTAGAAGATAAGGAGCACTACTACTTATAATAGTTTTACCATTCATTACCTTTGAACAGATAATTAAGTTACTTTGTCTTCTGTTCCTTAATGAAAAATGTGGGCAATGTGATGGGTAATTTACATATGATCTGCATAGAAGTCAATAGGACATATGCAAGTATTGCTTATATGACAGCCCAAGAGGCTGCCTTTTGTATCTTTGTTTATCTGTTTTCCATTGTCATCACTTCAACTAATACAGATGATTGAGTTGTTGGTGGTGAGTGCTGACTACTGTTAGAGAGATAATGTTGTTGCATTAGGACTCTGtgtatttgctttggtatctccatTTCGCACTCTATCTCATACTACATATACCTTGTTGGTTAAATactcctgggtgtagttacacccatgtattatatactaccatacggaactatttatgatactttatcggtttgagtatgttgctACGTTATATCTAAGATATttcaaaccaagtttggtgaaaaaaatgcaagtgaacccataatttgcactatatatccgaaatacatgcatatttatactaAGAAAGAGCATGTGTAAATAAtatacatactacctacaaagtagtatatgtaCTACCAAAATAGacttatacttcatactacatgtagatacttttcggtatgatagatactctttaGATTGTGAGAAGAcacatgggtgtaactacaccggtgtagtatgaatatgtccataTGAGTTTTTAATTCCTTAGGCATGATGCGTCAGTATATTGGTTAATGATAATTGTTAGTGCTTGACATATTTTGTAAGGTTGCTTTGATATGTTTATTCGTGCAAAGTTTGAGTTCTTGTTGTAAAGTATGAACAACCAATTGCATATGAATATACCAAAACTCGCATTGTTTTGCTTTTATGACAAGAACTTGGTATCATTTATCTGTGATCTTTTTCGACTTTTGTGctccatttcattgaaaagacggAAGAGTTTTACAATCCTCCTAGGAGGCATGGTACAAGAAAAAATACAGGTGACTTACGGTATACATGGCATCTGGTTACTGTTTAACTGTTTATTTACCATCAGCATCTTTTAAATTATGTACAAGACTACAATTTAAGGTTCTGCACCTTATCTCCATTCCGACTGCGGTGCAAACTTCTAGGGTAATGTAGGATGACTGTCCTAATATGCATACTCTATAATTAAGAGTGAAAAGTGTTATTTCCTATTTGTTTGTGCATGGGTCTGAGTTTAGATTTCTGGAATTAATGTCAGTAATGCCTTACTGTATGCTACTCCAATTACACTTACTGAAATAGTTTGAGTATATGAAGATTACCTATGAACATTTTTGTTAATCTAGCTCTTTCTGAAACTGCAATTGGTTTGCAGGTCTCTCTCTTTGGATCTATACTTTGA includes:
- the LOC124691577 gene encoding putative wall-associated receptor kinase-like 16 — its product is MARALPWQIFAATLLLASIKSSRASGMGKPGCRETCGNLTIPYPFGIGQGCFYSQGFDVSCEYNRVFMGNSSSQMEIYNISLVGGQARVSTLIASKCFYSNSNNTDGWASSGTADFFTISTKANKLTAVGCNTLAFLGGFNEHNVGAGCFSMCADTQSVDQSGHCSGMGCCQTSIAPNLSSSNVTFDDRFDNSGVRGFNPCSYAFVAEQDWFRFEASYLEGSRFTEKFSDGVPTVLDWVAGHEQCDEAVKNISSYACISKNGHCVMSPNATGYLCTCNDGFAGNPYLEEGCQDIDECSLPDQYPCYGTCSNTNGDYSCSCKSGTQSIDPKRETCKPIAVSERARLTKMFIGISACAMLLLICTSALLIECQKRKLKKEKETFFKQNGGLLLYEKIRSKQVDTVRIFTQEELENATNNFDSSRELGRGGHGTVYKGILKDSRVVAIKRSKVMNMVQKDEFVQEMIILSQINHRNVVKLLGCCLEVEVPMLVYECIPNGTLFELLHGKNRRLPISPDARLRIAQESAEALAYLHSSAYPPIVHGDVKSPNILLGDNYTAKVTDFGASIMLTTDEIQFMTLVQGTIGYLDPEYLQERQLTEKSDVYSFGVVLLELITMKFAVYSDSAGEKKNLASTFLLAMKQNGLQFILDNNILQFETELLQEVAQLAKRCLNMRGDERPLMTEVAEKLKSIRSSWKKQLIQNPSKETECLLENSSHYDPSSTGQHGSLMALDLESGR